Proteins found in one Triticum urartu cultivar G1812 unplaced genomic scaffold, Tu2.1 TuUngrouped_contig_4876, whole genome shotgun sequence genomic segment:
- the LOC125528441 gene encoding G-type lectin S-receptor-like serine/threonine-protein kinase At2g19130 encodes MPPLYILLGLLLLHTAPWCSSVAANEDTLTSDQALAAGDKLVSRNGKFALGFFQPAASSISKSSRNATSPSSSWYLGIWFNRIPVFTTVWVANREEPITHRNLNLTQLKISSDGNLVIVNHAAKTESIVWSTHIVHGRTSSINTTASIAVVLLNSGNLALLANSQDMLWQSFDYPTDVALPGAKLGRNKVPGFIRQYISKKSLIDIGLGSYSIELDNTGIVLKHRNPSVVYWHWASSRTSSLNLVQLIKTTLDLDPRTKGLINPAYVDNDQEEYYMYTSPDESSSSVFVSIGISGQIKVNVWSQANQCWQSIYSEPADPCTPPATCGPFTVCNGIAHPSCDCMESFSQKSLQDWEFEDRTGGCIRNTPLHCRTSGNNKSMTSSTDIFHPIARVVLPYNPQIIDVATSQSKCEQACLGSCSCTAYSYSNSRCSIWHGELYSVNLNDGIDNNSEDVLYLRLAAKDLLPGSRKEKRKPKVGVVTIVSIIGFGLIMVMLLLLIWRNKFKWCGLPIHDNPGSAGGIVAFRYTDLVRATKSFSEKLGGGGFGSVYKGVLSDSTTTIAVKRLDGAHQGEKQFRAEVSSIGLIQHINLVKLIGFCCEGDHRLLVYEHMLNGSLDGHLFKRSNANVVVLNWNIRYQISLGVARGLCYLHQGCHECIIHCDIKPENILLDASFVPKVADFGLAAFVGRDFSRILTSFRGTVGYLAPEWLTGVAITPKVDVYGFGMVLLEIISGRRNSSPETSYNTSSSNSDQNIEYFPVQAISKLHDGDLKSLVDPQLHGDFNLEEAERVCKVACWCIQDNELDRPTMGEVVRVLEGQQDIDVPPMPRLLAAITEQSGAATSM; translated from the coding sequence ATGCCTCCCCTCTACATACTACTCGGGCTTCTCCTCTTGCACACTGCTCCTTGGTGCTCCTCTGTAGCTGCAAATGAAGACACTCTCACATCAGACCAAGCACTTGCCGCCGGCGACAAGCTCGTCTCAAGAAACGGCAAGTTCGCCCTTGGCTTCTTCCAGCCAGCAGCAAGCAGCATCAGTAAGTCCTCCCGCAATGCCACCTCCCCTAGCTCCAGCTGGTACCTTGGCATATGGTTCAATAGGATCCCAGTTTTCACCACCGTGTGGGTTGCTAATAGAGAGGAGCCCATCacccaccgcaacctcaacctgACACAGCTCAAGATCTCAagcgatggcaatcttgtcatcGTGAACCATGCCGCCAAAACTGAATCCATTGTTTGGTCGACTCACATTGTCCATGGTCGAACCAGTAGCATAAACACCACCGCCTCTATAGCCGTTGTTCTCTTGAACAGTGGAAACCTTGCCCTACTCGCAAATAGCCAAGACATGTTGTGGCAGAGCTTCGACTACCCAACAGATGTTGCGCTTCCTGGTGCCAAGTTGGGCCGGAATAAGGTCCCCGGTTTCATTCGTCAGTACATATCAAAGAAAAGCTTAATTGATATTGGTCTAGGCTCATACAGCATTGAACTAGACAACACCGGGATCGTCCTCAAGCACCGCAACCCCTCGGTAGTGTACTGGCATTGGGCATCCTCCAGAACATCATCGTTGAATCTTGTACAATTAATCAAGACCACGTTAGATTTGGATCCCCGGACAAAAGGTTTGATTAACCCAGCTTATGTTGACAACGACCAAGAGGAGTACTACATGTACACTTCACCGGACGAATCATCGTCTTCTGTGTTTGTCTCAATAGGCATCTCTGGTCAGATAAAGGTGAATGTTTGGTCACAAGCCAACCAGTGTTGGCAAAGCATATATTCTGAGCCAGCCGATCCCTGCACTCCTCCTGCTACCTGCGGACCTTTCACGGTCTGCAACGGCATTGCACATCCATCTTGTGACTGTATGGAGAGCTTCTCCCAGAAGTCACTGCAGGATTGGGAGTTTGAGGATCGAACAGGAGGATGCATCAGAAACACACCTTTACATTGCCGCACAAGTGGTAACAACAAAAGCATGACAAGTTCAACAGACATATTCCACCCCATTGCTCGAGTCGTATTGCCCTACAACCCGCAAATTATAGATGTTGCTACCAGTCAAAGCAAATGTGAGCAAGCATGTCTTGGTTCCTGCTCCTGCACTGCTTATTCCTATAGCAATAGCAGATGCTCTATCTGGCATGGGGAATTGTATAGTGTAAATCTTAATGATGGCATTGATAATAATTCTGAAGATGTTCTTTATCTTCGCCTTGCTGCCAAAGATTTGCTACCAGGTTCtagaaaagagaaaagaaaaccAAAGGTCGGAGTTGTTACTATTGTAagtattattggttttgggttaATAATGGTCATGCTGCTGTTACTGATTTGGAGGAACAAATTCAAGTGGTGTGGTTTGCCTATACATGACAATCCAGGTAGTGCTGGTGGAATTGTAGCCTTCAGATACACTGACTTGGTTCGTGCTACTAAAAGCTTCTCAGAAAAGCTTGGAGGAGGTGGTTTTGGTTCTGTATACAAGGGGGTGTTAAGTGACTCAACAACTACTATAGCAGTGAAAAGGCTAGATGGTGCCCATCAAGGAGAGAAGCAATTCAGGGCCGAGGTGAGCTCAATTGGACTGATCCAACACATAAACCTAGTCAAATTGATTGGTTTCTGCTGCGAAGGTGATCACAGGTTACTTGTGTATGAACACATGTTAAATGGGTCTCTTGATGGTCATCTATTTAAGAGGAGCAATGCAAATGTTGTCGTCCTGAATTGGAACATCAGATATCAGATATCCCTAGGAGTTGCTAGAGGATTGTGCTACTTGCATCAGGGTTGTCATGAGTGCATTATACACTGCGATATTAAGCCAGAGAACATACTTCTGGATGCATCATTTGTTCCTAAAGTTGCAGACTTTGGGTTGGCAGCGTTTGTGGGAAGGGATTTCAGCCGAATTCTGACTTCATTCAGAGGAACTGTGGGTTATCTTGCCCCAGAGTGGCTTACTGGAGTGGCGATCACACCGAAAGTCGACGTTTACGGCTTCGGCATGGTGCTATTGGAAATTATATCAGGAAGGAGGAATTCCTCACCTGAAACATCGTATAACACTAGTAGCAGCAACAGTGATCAGAATATTGAATACTTCCCTGTGCAAGCCATCAGCAAGCTTCATGATGGAGATTTGAAGAGTTTGGTGGATCCACAGTTACATGGTGATTTCAATTTGGAAGAGGCTGAAAGGGTTTGCAAAGTTGCATGTTGGTGCATCCAAGATAATGAGTTGGATCGGCCAACAATGGGTGAAGTTGTCCGGGTTCTCGAGGGTCAACAGGACATTGATGTTCCTCCAATGCCAAGATTGCTTGCGGCTATAACTGAACAATCTGGTGCTGCAACTTCAATGTAA